Proteins co-encoded in one Periophthalmus magnuspinnatus isolate fPerMag1 chromosome 20, fPerMag1.2.pri, whole genome shotgun sequence genomic window:
- the gdap1 gene encoding ganglioside-induced differentiation-associated protein 1 produces the protein MASENTSEAPEETAALLDTTTEQHGDQSHSDLAQKESKLKIYHWTQSFNSQKVRLAIAEKGLHCEEYDVSLPLSEHNEPWFMHLSPTGEVPVLVHNDTVICDPTQIMEYMEHNFNEEGTVRLIPEEGSTYYHRVQHYRELLDSLQMDAYTHGCILHPEFTVDSHIPAYAASCIRAQIGNTQTELKKLAEENPELKDAYIAKQRRIKSKLYNHDNMKYLKKLLDELENVMDQVETELQRRAEETPEEGCQSWLCGDFFSMADVSLAVTLHRLKFLGLSQRYWGNGNRINIETYYGRVVQRPAFKKVLGHVNNILISAVLPVAFRVARKNAPVILGTTLLIGILGGATYLAFLYMKKRVTLFC, from the exons ATGGCGTCTGAAAACACATCTGAAGCCCCGGAGGAGACAGCAGCTCTCCTAGACACGACCACTGAACAACATGGCGATCAATCCCACAGTGACTTAGCTCAAAAAGAGTCTAAACTGAAGATTTATCACTGGACGCAGTCGTTTAATTCCCAGAAG GTGCGTCTGGCCATAGCTGAAAAAGGCTTACACTGTGAAGAATATGACGTGAGCCTCCCTCTGAGCGAGCACAACGAGCCCTGGTTCATGCACCTCAGTCCCACTGGAGAGGTGCCCGTCCTGGTTCACAATGACACTGTCATCTGTGACCCCACCCAGATCATGGAGTACATGGAGCATAACTTCAATGAGG agGGCACTGTGAGGTTGATTCCTGAGGAGGGCAGCACATACTATCACCGGGTTCAACATTACAGAGAGCTGCTGGACTCCCTGCAGATGGACGCCTACACACACGGCTGTATCCTGCATCCAGAGTTCACTGTGGACTCACACATACCGGCATACGCAGCCTCTTGTATACGAG CACAGATAGGAAACACACAGACGGAGCTAAAGAAACTGGCTGAGGAGAATCCAGAGTTGAAAGATGCTTATATCGCCAAACAAAGGCGGATAAAG TCTAAGTTGTATAACCATGACAATATGAAGTATCTGAAGAAGCTGCTGGATGAACTAGAGAATGTAATGGATCAagtggagacagagcttcagaGGAGGGCTGAGGAAACACCAG AGGAGGGCTGTCAGTCATGGCTGTGTGGTGACTTCTTCAGTATGGCTGACGTCTCTCTTGCGGTCACCCTGCACCGGCTCAAGTTCCTGGGCCTGTCTCAGCGTTACTGGGGAAATGGTAACCGCATCAACATAGAGACATACTACGGCCGTGTGGTGCAGCGGCCAGCGTTTAAGAAAGTCCTCGGCCACGTCAATAACATCCTCATATCAGCCGTGCTCCCGGTGGCCTTCCGCGTCGCCAGGAAGAATGCTCCAGTTATTTTAGGCACCACGCTCCTCATAGGGATTCTGGGAGGAGCTACGTACCTGGCTTTTCTGTACATGAAAAAGAGGGTCACCCTGTTTTGTTGA